A region of the Anaerolineae bacterium genome:
CGCAAATGGTAGCCTGGGGATTGTGGGTGTGGGAAAACCCCGGCGGCTATTTTGGCATTCCGTGGCATAATTATCTGGGGTGGCTGGCGGTGTCGGCCATAATGACGATGTTGCTGCGACCGCCGAAATTGCCGCTGTTTCCCTTATTACTCATTTACACCATCACCTGGACGTTAGAAACTATTGGCTTGCTGGCGTTCTGGGGACTTCCCGGCCCTGCCCTGGTAGGTTTTGTGGTGATGGGCTTGTTGGTGGTGTTGGCCTGGTCAACAAAACAGGAGGAGACACAATGGTTACCCTCATCTGGATGATAATAGCCTTTGTCTGCGGCGCGCTGCCGTTTTCGGTGTGGGTGGGAAAACTGGCCCTGCGCACCGAAATCCGTAACTATGGCGACCACAACCCCGGTGCCACCAATGTTATTCGCGCCGGTGGTTGGAAATGGGGTATGCTGGCGCTTCTGCTGGATTATTTGAAAGGGGCCATTCCGGTAGGAATAGCCTATTTTTTTGTCGGCCTCGACGGCATTCCACTGGTGTTGGTTGCGCTGGCGCCGGTGCTGGGGCATGCTTACTCACCGTTTTTGGGTTTTCACGGCGGTAAAGCCGTCGCCGTCACCTTTGGTATCTGGACCGGCTTAACTCTGTGGGAAGTGCCTATGGTGTTGGGCTTGCTATTGGGATTGTGGTTTGGTGTCGTCGCCATATCGGGATGGGCGGTAATGCTGGCCATGCTGGGGCTGTTGATTTACCTGCTCATTTTTCATCCCGGTCCGATTTTGCTGGCCGTGTGGGGCGGCAATACGTTGATATTGGCCTGGAGACATCACCAGGAATTAATGCAGCCACCTGGCCTGCGCCCTTGGCTGCAAAAGCGAATGAGCACCCATGAATGATCTTTACCCGGATTTTGGCCTAACATTAACGGCAAACACGTTTTGATAGGAGGTAGGATATGACCACTATCTTCCTTTTTGTCACAGCCGTCCTGGTTACCGGGATT
Encoded here:
- a CDS encoding glycerol-3-phosphate acyltransferase codes for the protein MVTLIWMIIAFVCGALPFSVWVGKLALRTEIRNYGDHNPGATNVIRAGGWKWGMLALLLDYLKGAIPVGIAYFFVGLDGIPLVLVALAPVLGHAYSPFLGFHGGKAVAVTFGIWTGLTLWEVPMVLGLLLGLWFGVVAISGWAVMLAMLGLLIYLLIFHPGPILLAVWGGNTLILAWRHHQELMQPPGLRPWLQKRMSTHE